The DNA region agtgctgacgtgaaatatcctccgTGGTAGACGCATCATGGGTTAggatccccttgccatcaggctaaccgtggaagatgtttgtggtttttctctctATGTAAAGCAAAcgcggtttagttccatcaaaaagtcctccacgaagacaaatttctcctaatactcgagtcaggagtttccttctcttctggattgggttcaaaattacaagactacggaattgatagtcgtaaactcagaactGGGTCGGTTGCTCAACGCTGGTTATGAAATCATTCATACAAGGTGCGTAAATTATGTAATAAGTCAGGCAGcttatacgagggttgctatttatatttctggcctaagaatgaaaaaacaaatatgtaggaattatcgaaattggttttattgtttttcaaaatattctccatgatgatcaatacacttttgcatgcgtttgaaccaattttcaaagcacttttttcagtccgattgaggtaactccaaaacatgcgttttgaatgcatcaaccgcttcttcgggggtcgaaaatcgttgtccacgtaatttatttttgatgtgtgggaataagaagaagtcattgggtgccaaatcagggctgtacggcggatgacccatcagttcgatctttcgctccgtcagaaatgcctttgtttgagtcgatgtgtgagagctcgcattgtcatgatgaagaatgattNNNNNNNNNNNNNNNNNNNNNNNNNNNNNNNNNNNNNNNNNNNNNNNNNNNNNNNNNNNNNNNNNNNNNNNNNNNNNNNNNNNNNNNNNNNNNNNNNNNNNNNNNNNNNNNNNNNNNNNNNNNNNNNNNNNNNNNNNNNNNNNNNNNNNNNNNNNNNNNNNNNNNNNNNNNNNNNNNNNNNNNNNNNNNNNNNNNNNNNNNNNNNNNNNNNNNNNNNNNNNNNNNNNNNNNNNNNNNNNNNNNNNNNNNNNNNNNNNNNNNNNNNNNNNNNNNNNNNNNNNNNNNNNNNNNNNNNNNNNNNNNNNNNNNNNNNNNNNNNNNNNNNNNNNNNNNNNNNNNNNNNNNNNNNNNNNNNNNNNNNNNNNNNNNNNNNNNNNNNNNNNNNNNNNNNNNNNNNNNNNNNNNNNNNNNNNNNNNNNNNNNNNNNNNNNNNNNNNNNNNNNNNNNNNNNNNNTAcgtttttgtgactgatttcgtaacttaaatggTTATGGTTAtctcgtaacttaaaatattgtctaaacTAATTCTTCGAGGGATAATAATGAATCTAAAGGTGAAAGAAGTTAAACGTTTTTGAAAtgtactgtcaacaacacaaatgaagctataatggtaaatcgtctgctgaatctatgtttgaaaatatcaaactttcgattaaaatcgtctgcggtcgcctagcaacacttactgttgccaaggccagaaatataaatagcaaccctcgtagtTAAATACGGCGTTAAGGTTAAATATAGACTCTTTAACTAAAACTTTTGTAAAACTCCAGCAGAACTAAGAAGACGGTGTTTTGTCAATATGCATTAAGACATTCGGTTTAAGgtattttcagaagaaaaagagGCGCAGGAAGATGAATTATGCAGTGAAATAAATATCAGTATCACTAAtcttataactaaatattttagtttaaataacattttaatgatttttctaatgCTAGAAAAAACATACTATAATGTAGAATTTGAGacaataaaatgataaagtattattatttataactataatgAGTGTCATTCGTTCCATAAATTTATCGTAGTTACGTATGATATTTCGAAATGAGCACccgtaatatatattttatgaacttttataaaacataaataaaactatgtgCATTAAGTATACCTAGCTAATCtttaagcgaaaaaaaaatgaaaaaaggaagaaaaatcattaatgagGTCTATTAgagaaaaagattaattaagaCAGAGATAAATAAGAACGAGAACGTTGTAATATTTTGAGGAACCGTTTGAcgtaaaaaaggaataataataataaacaagtaaCGAGTCGATTATGGCTTGCCTTTCATTAGTAACTGCTTTTCAAGCCTCAAGCTGATTTTTGAAGACTTAAACCCCTCTTTCATTTTGACCGACCATAATAGTAAATCGTCAGAATTCGATGACGTTTTTTGGCTGGTgcgaaattctgaaaatatgtaACAGTACAGTTACTACAGAATactctgtatatataaaaaaaattttagttgaagaaaataatatccattttaaaaatcacaattcagGATTCTTTATctcataatttttgttgtttgttttagGTAATCCTTTATACTGTGATCATAAACTGAAATGGCTCATCATCAACAAGCCAGTTGTTCTAAAAGGATCGTGTTTTAAACCAGCAGATCTGCATGGATCACAATTAGCAGAGCTCGATCcagataaattaatgaattatgatTGAAGTTATATCAAATAAGATTTTGTAGAATGTaacaagtttaataaattattaatgttgttgttgtcagAGGCTTTTATGGCAAgggatgcgattgttcttgtttgttagtggcgccatctatagccaagaattTGACTCCTGCCACATCTGTTTACAGGGCAGGcctattcataattttgacttgaaaaagagaacgatcaatctctaattcaTTACCCAAAgagatataatttgttatgggaacatggaggatttcGTGACCTGACACATTTAACGTACACCAGTCACCAtatactacacggggagtcttcggccagctCCTGTTCTCAGGAACACGAGTACATCACCCTGCCAACCAGGCAATCCCGGCCCAATAAATTATTAACGACACTTCAATTTGTCCCATAGGGCtttgatttcaatattaataagcatatacattaagtaataattttttacacaaatttccCATACAATATACTTCGGTTAAATCTAtagaagaataataaaaaattttcaatattttttatgaaaataaaatcaaaatcatgACTCATGTGTCCTGTTATTACATTGGAAAACTTTACTACACAAGAAAAGGCAATACATCAATTTATGTGTACATATAGTGTGTTGCTCCGTGATGattgtattcaaatattttaagaatcctagttaaaaatgtggtaaaaaaagtatacacattaAAGGCAGCAGATCAATATTCAATTCAGGAAGGAAGTCAAGACTGAAAGcatcaaaacctgtttttcaaaaatcaggTTTTGATTTTCTGAGAAAGAAGTTTCCTCAGAAAACCTAACTGTTTTTGGAGTGTTTTGAACTTGCTTCCTCACTAGTGATTTGacaaattttgataacattagTTTTTCCTCCAAGTTTACATATTAATTTGCGATTTCTAATGTATATATACTTTTTGGGCTTCATTATTAACAagtattcgaaaaatatttattaacggTGGGTCGGTGGGGTCACAAAAGCTCTAGATATGcctaaaacattaaattaaaagacaatattattattttaaaattgtgtctataatcctaattagaaaataaagtgcagaataaattcagaaatcttttgaaactgaatttactAGCTAAAATTGACCATTTCTAGGGTTAACTTATTTTGTAACTAGGGTTGGGGGTTAAGTAAATCACTATTAAGGAGAATACCATGAAGCATGTTTTAggtgacttttaaaatttcactttaaccCTAACtatttaatgttgaaatataaaagtacaaagattataataaatacaaattgaatcaaataacaaaaaatatataaataatttaatgataaacatGAAACAAATACAACATTCATCTTAAAAGTGATGCGacatatatcaaaatattaaaataaaattgacaaatagataatacttttaaagcaatcaaatttataattgtttttcatgTGATCGTACAgctaataaatcaaaataaacaaactgagaattatgctaaaaattattgaaataattacaaaGCACTAATTactacatataaattatttttcaaaagaaattataagaCATGTTTTGATAACAGTTATAATAACAATCAGAATGTATAAAAGCAACCTACAACGGAAGTAATTGTAATCAAATACACTCTTCAGCtataaaaatgacatatttttttaagttgtttaaaacaggaaatttttttaaacacaattcaTAATAAGAGCTccataattaaagataaattaataaaacttccttTGAATTTTGCGAACATAATgtacaatcaaaaattaattgaaattacatttgtaagaaacttaacattaatttttctatttacagAAATTAGCATTACAGGCTACTTTAAAAGTAGTaccataaattgaaaaatttgttttctaaagttaaaataataaataaaaattacatgaaaatattaCATGCCCAACAATGAATGGAATcgaacattaaatatttgcctaggagaattaaatattaattcatacaAGAATCTGTCATAAgttgattttaatcaaaatttagatttaaccaaattcttaaaaaaatcatctataAGTGGTGCAACTCGTTCAGGGTTGTTCAAATGTACAAAATGATTTCCTTCAACCTTCACAACTTTAAACGTGCGACAGTTTTTTTCATACACTTCCAAGAAATCATCGAGCACGTCCGGAGTACGAGATTTTACAACAACTGATTTGTTCCCTACAATAATTAACAAGTTACAACATACTTTGCTCATAAAGGCTTTTAAATCATCATGACTGAACTTTTGCAAATCTTCGGTCATTTTTACCCTGATGTCTCTAGAAAACACAACACCTTTACCGCATTCAGATGGCTTGCAACCTCTCCTCAGGAGAACGCTCGCACCTTCTTCCGTTATTTGATTATACATTCCCGCAACCAGGCGTGATTCAGCCTCCTTCAAACTGTAAACCGGTGCCGgatcatttgtttttttctcgATCTTCAACAGGTTTTCAATTCCTTCTCTCGTGACACTCGGCAACAGATGAGTTTCTCGAGAGGCAGGTTTAATAATATCCAggagaatcaaattttttactttctctggATAAACACTACTGTACAGAAGACCGACGGTACCTCCTAGACTATGACCAATAATACTAAATGTTTCCCACTTTAAATAATCGATGACTCGTTTAATATCAACTAAGATTTCCATGTAGTGATAAAATGCTCCCTTGGGCTTATGGGAAGACAAACCATGACCGGGTCCATCAACTGCAACAATATAAAGATTCGACGATAACAAAGGAATAAGTTTGTCAAATGTCCCTGCGTTGTCTTGCCAGCCATGAAGTGCTAAGACAGGTTCTGCACTTTCATCACCCCAAGCCTTAACTGCAATGAAACCATATGATATAGGTATTCTTATTTCTTTAGGATTTGACCACTGGCTTGCCATTTTTTTGTcagtaaaatgagaaaattttttgagattgtACCTATTGTTGAAAgaggaaaaaactattttagatataaaatttgcaattaaaaaaagattattattatttttttttaatggtggaCACTCGGGTCTATTTCCCACTGGACCCGGAAATGCCGGATTTTCTACTCACTTATcattacccagtgggcacctgtcgCTAAGCCAAGGGGGTGGAATAGCGTTTCCCacttcacacaaccacaaacccgtttatagggcgggttacatttacataaaagaaaggacatagaacacaaagagagagaaaagTTAGATCCATGCCTACGGTGGGATTTGAAGCTACAACCACTGGCCCCGTAACTCAGTATAGCAACCACTAGACCAGTGATCGGCTGGAACCCATGACGggactcattaaaaaaaaaaaagataaaaggatAAAGATTATCGGTAACGTTTATACGTTGTCGTTTTTcttgtgaaagaaaaaataaaaataatgccttttattttttgtctgcaAACTTTgaattagcaaaattaataaatcccTGACAATCATTTGAAATGTTCATTTCTAAGCATTCACACTCTTAGTGTTTAAATATGCTTATGATGCAATAAAGAAAGGCTTTTTCAGGTTGTCATCATCTGTCTCAAGCTATATGTATTTGGCATAACCTTCTAAACCACAAAACAGTCTAAGtttgttacttaaaaacttCATCCATAAAACCTctgaaatttaatgatttggcaaaatcaaaataagaagTTTCTTTGAGgtatctgaattttttacaaaatgccaTTTAGATTCTTCTGCAACTAAAGGCTCTTCAATTCATTTAATCCATGGAAAAGCGTACTTGACAGGATAATAAGGTTAAGCCTTCTATAGAACTCTAGAAACTAGAACACTATTTAATTTCccctttaaaaatagaatttttacctatAAAAGTAAATGTAGCATAAACTTGAGGGCAATAAAtaacaaacagtaataattatttaaatgttagttAGCCCTTTAAtgttagatattttatatttaaaactttaactatgtttttaatgacattttaaagcATAACATTATTTGAATGTGTACTCATTTagatgaataatatttaaaaatatttatataaatttattttataactatcgtTATCCTATTTTgtgtttacaactaccaatgttcaactcagtagccttttAATTTAGAGCCCAATCTACAAGACGAGGCTACTTTTGAAtcaagtaatttgaaaaatttgccctcaaggaggattttttgatggaactgaccctCTTTTGCATAACATGAacagaaaaaccacgaaaacatcttacagttagcctgatggcaaggagattctaaccaatttattataaagatatgtgcaaactcataaattaaaattttttaattttgatgagtGATGTACCAAGTTGCCACAATTTTCAGAATACTACCATCACATATGAGCACCTCCTCAGtactataaacattttaatctccttagaatacattttaaacttaatacgAGAAAGGTTCTTTTTGTTCTAGATCATTAAATAACAGTAGGTACAACAACAAATATTAGAGAGACATGAAACAGAGTACcatctttaaaaaacacaaaagaaatcaatctagattttgaattcatttatttggGCTTATTATGTTGTTTCCGTGACACTTCAAATTGTTTACAAAAGATAGGATCATAAAATACTATACTAAAGTAATATAAGCATCAACATAGTTtcgcaaaatacatttaaagagTTTGCCCTAATgtataaaggttaaaaaatttattaagcttaCCAAGAGAATACTTTCGGtatgtttgaaaataagtatCAAAAGACAATGGGTTAAAGGCGATTATCTTCGGAGATATCTATTTCAGTTTAGAAGGAAAGGAAAAACCTTCCTTCTTTTAACAATGACACAGCAAATTACCTTTCAGTTATGcaagaaggaaaaattaaagatcTTTTGTTTGAACAAATACACTTGTTATAATATTCTATCTCACCTGATTTTATATAAAGGATttacttttgataaatatttcagtaatagCATAATAATACGACGTTATCCTCATCCGGCTATCATAACAAACTATTGATGGATTGATATATTGACAACACTACCGACGGcttatttttgtaacataaaaactctgtaaattttgataaatcaatATATCTCGAATAGATGACGAAACTAAcacataaaattcttaattgttgttgttgtagttcatttacgtcggtCCGGcggtggactgatcgttaagacacggttcccagcagatcacagaagtcaagcatcactggttgctgTCAGTAtgctggtgggtgaccaatTGGATCAGtgtgcgtagggaccgagggtgtgcggtattggtcctcgttaaactgttctaccgtaaagtgctcgacttcgcgtgcaggtcatcgggcttcCGAAGCAGTGCTGCTCCagtgcgacataaatgaacaacaacaacagttcatttacgtcgctctagagctgcacaatggactattggtgacggtctgggaaacatccctgaggatgatcagaagacatgccatcacaattttgatcctctgcagaggggatggcaccccagcttcggtagcccgacgacctgcatgccaagtcgagcactttacggtagaacagtttaacgaggaccaataccgcacactgaccgcagccaatgatgcttgacttcggtgatctgttgggaaccgtgtcttaaaaatcagtccactgcgaaacgaattcttattcaaaatggTTTACATGCATATTTGCCAGTATTCTTGAAACGTTGCATACCCCTCTGTGGGCGATAACATCTCAAATGATTGCTGCAAAGAAGCCCTGTTATCTCCACTGCTCTTGTGAAAAACATCATAAAGCGTTGAACGAAGACGTTTccgaataattcaaaaattatatttatctgtTGTAATTACAGAATACACTGTCCATAACGGTGTTCTGAATTTACTGCTTTTAacgcatatttttagaattctgaaCAAACAGAAGCAATGCATGTAAGGGATTAATAGTTAATGTTAAAGggagagaaaaagtttttaagctcGTACTAATCATTATAAGggagaacaataaaaaattcctcTTCCTCGTCGTGCACGCTAAAAAAACGTGTATTCCGTGTACTGCTCGAAACATGCACCATCTTGCAGTCGTGCACCCCAAGTCTCTACGTCTTTTTGCACGTCACTGTCTGAAATTGCCTGATCATTTTTACCCAATCGTAaactatcattattttattcgaatGATTACAATAACAGTGATGGATGCTTATGCTTTTTGCCTAAAATTCGAACTTTTAAACACATGCATAACATTcatcctttttatattttaaagcagttaAATATTGGAATATAACCTATAAGGATCcttgtaatgaaaaatagtgATCATTTTCTATGAGGATGACATTACATTCTCCACCCCCTTGAAAAACCCACATATATTAGAGtactaccaaaaaaaaaatattcttttgcctaatttttttaaaacttttaatgaattaaatgcaAGAATTTTAGGTTTATGAATCTCggtaaaaaaagtgtttcttccTGAGAATGACATGTTCCTTTATCATCCTCCCCTGTTGTTGCTgtcggccattaaggcagaggggatgtgattgctcttgttttccaatggcaccatctatggccaaaaaatcgacttctgccacacccgaACGTCACACTCGTTTTTAGGGCTGAACCATTCATACACCCATTCATtcgtccacagatcgtaattttgacctgaatcaaaGAACgaccaatctccaattcagtacccccagaagtattgatttgttatgtgcCACCATTGTgaccagacagatttaacgtgcaccaatcTCCATTAAATGATGgggaagtcttcggccggctggattcgaactcccgttctcatgaacgtgagtccagctccctgccaaccaggctatcccgaccaTCATCCTCTCCTAAAACTCTAAATTCTGTgttctttctaaataaaattgttctgcagatatttatgtaaaatttagtgTAATTAAacgttaaaacaaaatttatatgaatccCAGTAGTTCCTTAGAGAGACGTTCTCATCTCCCCTTTCTTAAGCCTTAAAATTTAAGTAgtactttacaaataaaatatttacgcataattttatttccattttataatttagaggGTATACAGTATAggtttttacaatattttttttttttttttaattctgtgaaTTAATTGAACATTAGATTACCAATTATGTTGGATCCATTGATGAAACAAATTGTTCCTATTCACAATGGGTGTAATTTCCCTATTTCAAGGACTCTTCCGTTTTAACGATTttgcttttttcctttttaatttcgTTGAAATTAAGCGTGAATATATCTCGTATATGGCTCAaaattaatctatatatatatataNNNNNNNNNNNNNNNNNNNNNNNNNNNNNNNNNNNNNNNNNNNNNNNNNNNNNNNNNNNNNNNNNNNNNNNNNNNNNNNNNNNNNNNNNNNNNNNNNNNNNNNNNNNNNNNNNNNNNNNNNNNNNNNNNNNNNNNNNNNNNNNNNNNNNNNNNNNNNNNNNNNNNNNNNNNNNNNNNNNNNNNNNNNNNNNNNNNNNNNNNNNNNNNNNNNNNNNNNNNNNNNNNNNNNNNNNNNNNNNNNNNNNNNNNNNNNNNNNNNNNNNNNNNNNNNNNNNNNNNNNNNNNNNNNNNNNNNNNNNNNNNNNNNNNNNNNNNNNNNNNNNNNNNNNNNNNNNNNNNNNNNNNNNNNNNNNNNNNNNNNNNNNNNNNNNNNNNNNNNNNNNNNNNNNNNNNNNNNNNNNNNNNNNNNNNNNNNNNNNNNNNNNNNNNNNNNNNNNNNNNNNNNNNNNNNNNNNNNNNNNNNNNNNNNNNNNNNNNNNNNNNNNNNNNNNNNNNNNNNNNNNNNNNNNNNNNNNNNNNNNNNNNNNNNNNNNNNNNNNNNNNNNNNNNNNNNNNNNNNNNNNNNNNNNNNNNNNNNNNNNNNNNNNNNNNNNNNNNNNNNNNNNNNNNNNNNNNNNNNNNNNNNNNNNNNNNNNNNNNNNNNNNNNNNNNNNNNNNNNNNNNNNNNNNNNNNNNNNNNNNNNNNNNNNNNNNNNNNNNNNNNNNNNNNNNNNNNNNNNNNNNNNNNNNNNNNNNNNNNNNNNNNNNNNNNNNNNNNNNNNNNNNNNNNNNNNNNNNNNNNNNNNNNNNNNNNNNNNNNNNNNNNNNNNNNNNNNNNNNNNNNNNNNNNNNNNNNNNNNNNNNNNNNNNNNNNNNNNNNNNNNNNNNNNNNNNNNNNNNNNNNNNNNNNNNNNNNNNNNNNNNNNNNNNNNNNNNNNNNNNNNNNNNNNNNNNNNNNNNNNNNNNNNNNNNNNNNNNNNNNNNNNNNNNNNNNNNNNNNNNNNNNNNNNNNNNNNNNNNNNNNNNNNNNNNNNNNNNNNNNNNNNNNNNNNNNNNNNNNNNNNNNNNNNNNNNNNNNNNNNNNNNNNNNNNNNNNNNNNNNNNNNNNNNNNNNNNNNNNNNNNNNNNNNNNNNNNNNNNNNNNNNNNNNNNNNNNNNNNNNNNNNNNNNNNNNNNNNNNNNNNNNNNNNNNNNNNNNNNNNNNNNNNNNNNNNNNNNNNNtatatatatatatatatcttgatCAGTCCCACGTTACTAAgacctattaatatt from Parasteatoda tepidariorum isolate YZ-2023 chromosome 2, CAS_Ptep_4.0, whole genome shotgun sequence includes:
- the LOC107456401 gene encoding serine hydrolase-like protein isoform X2, which produces MASQWSNPKEIRIPISYGFIAVKAWGDESAEPVLALHGWQDNAGTFDKLIPLLSSNLYIVAVDGPGHGLSSHKPKGAFYHYMEILVDIKRVIDYLKWETFSIIGHSLGGTVGLLYSSVYPEKVKNLILLDIIKPASRETHLLPSVTREGIENLLKIEKKTNDPAPVYSLKEAESRLVAGMYNQITEEGASVLLRRGCKPSECGKGVVFSRDIRVKMTEDLQKFSHDDLKAFMSKVCCNLLIIVGNKSVVVKSRTPDVLDDFLEVYEKNCRTFKVVKVEGNHFVHLNNPERVAPLIDDFFKNLVKSKF
- the LOC107456401 gene encoding serine hydrolase-like protein isoform X1; translation: MLLLKYLSKVNPLYKIRYNLKKFSHFTDKKMASQWSNPKEIRIPISYGFIAVKAWGDESAEPVLALHGWQDNAGTFDKLIPLLSSNLYIVAVDGPGHGLSSHKPKGAFYHYMEILVDIKRVIDYLKWETFSIIGHSLGGTVGLLYSSVYPEKVKNLILLDIIKPASRETHLLPSVTREGIENLLKIEKKTNDPAPVYSLKEAESRLVAGMYNQITEEGASVLLRRGCKPSECGKGVVFSRDIRVKMTEDLQKFSHDDLKAFMSKVCCNLLIIVGNKSVVVKSRTPDVLDDFLEVYEKNCRTFKVVKVEGNHFVHLNNPERVAPLIDDFFKNLVKSKF